A genome region from Halarchaeum grantii includes the following:
- a CDS encoding MATE family efflux transporter, with the protein MGVRRQVERLFKGPEEFDLTSGSIGKPLFFLSLPIVVTNLFQTAYNLADTFWLGQYSTDALAAISFAFPMVFLLISLGLGISVAGSVLVAQFTGAGAERDAEYAASQTVTFAGLASILLGGIGYFLVNDFLMLMGASTDVLPMATSYMEVISLGLLFMFGFAVFISLMRGYGDTITPMLVMFGSVVLNIVIDPFLIFGWTVVENAPLVGTLAFPELGIQGAAIATVFSRALALVVGLAIMFRGTRGVQINLRDMAPDLTYLRRLARIGVPASIEGTGRALSMNLLLFIVAFFPDAVVAAYGIGTRVFSVIFLPAIAVARGVETMTGQNVGAEKPERAEQAADLAAKVLFCVLSAAGVLVLLAAEPIASVFTTDPAVVDISVEFLRYVALTFGFIGVMRAYTGSFRGSGKTLTAAAISVVMLAVVRFPVAWFGAESIGETGIWVAFAVSNVLGALLAYAWYKRGTWRDSDLTEDRVDVEDASGAVSDD; encoded by the coding sequence ATGGGCGTCCGCCGGCAGGTCGAGCGGCTGTTCAAGGGCCCCGAGGAGTTCGACCTCACGTCCGGGAGCATCGGGAAGCCGCTGTTCTTCCTCTCGCTCCCCATCGTCGTCACGAACCTCTTCCAGACCGCGTACAACCTCGCGGACACCTTCTGGCTCGGCCAGTACAGCACGGACGCGCTCGCCGCCATCAGCTTCGCGTTCCCGATGGTCTTCCTCCTCATCTCGCTGGGCCTCGGCATCTCCGTCGCCGGGAGCGTCCTCGTCGCGCAGTTCACGGGCGCGGGCGCGGAGCGCGACGCCGAGTACGCCGCCTCGCAGACCGTCACGTTCGCCGGCCTCGCCTCCATCCTCCTGGGCGGCATCGGCTACTTCCTCGTCAACGACTTCCTCATGCTGATGGGGGCGTCCACGGACGTCCTCCCGATGGCGACGAGTTACATGGAGGTCATCTCGCTCGGCCTCCTCTTCATGTTCGGCTTCGCCGTCTTCATCTCGCTCATGCGCGGCTACGGCGACACCATCACGCCGATGCTGGTCATGTTCGGCTCCGTCGTCCTCAACATCGTCATCGACCCGTTCCTCATCTTCGGCTGGACGGTCGTCGAGAACGCCCCCCTCGTCGGCACGCTCGCGTTCCCCGAGCTCGGCATTCAGGGCGCGGCTATCGCTACCGTCTTCTCGCGCGCGCTCGCGCTCGTCGTCGGCCTCGCGATCATGTTCCGGGGGACGCGCGGCGTCCAGATCAACCTCCGCGACATGGCGCCCGACCTCACCTACCTCCGCCGCCTCGCGCGCATCGGCGTCCCCGCGTCCATCGAGGGGACGGGGCGCGCGCTCTCGATGAACCTCCTCCTCTTCATCGTCGCGTTCTTCCCGGACGCCGTCGTCGCCGCCTACGGCATCGGGACGCGCGTCTTCTCCGTCATCTTCCTCCCGGCTATCGCCGTCGCGCGCGGCGTGGAGACGATGACCGGCCAGAACGTCGGCGCGGAGAAACCCGAGCGCGCCGAGCAGGCCGCGGACCTCGCGGCGAAAGTGCTCTTCTGTGTGCTCAGCGCCGCCGGCGTCCTCGTGTTGCTCGCCGCAGAACCGATCGCGAGCGTCTTCACCACCGACCCCGCCGTCGTCGACATCTCCGTCGAATTCCTCCGCTACGTCGCGCTCACGTTCGGCTTCATCGGCGTGATGCGCGCGTACACCGGGAGCTTCCGTGGGTCCGGCAAGACGCTCACCGCCGCCGCCATCTCCGTCGTGATGCTCGCCGTCGTGCGCTTCCCCGTCGCGTGGTTCGGCGCGGAGTCCATCGGCGAGACCGGTATCTGGGTCGCGTTCGCCGTCTCGAACGTCCTCGGCGCGCTCCTCGCGTACGCGTGGTACAAGCGCGGGACGTGGCGTGACAGCGACCTCACGGAGGACCGCGTCGACGTCGAGGACGCGAGCGGCGCGGTGAGCGACGACTGA
- a CDS encoding NRAMP family divalent metal transporter, with protein MSERHDITAVSGGRVREYLSEMGPSWVAGAIAAGPASMASLLTAGASYDYALLWVVVLSAVAGALSQYLAMRLGLLTERGVVGVVEDHLGEWWAWLLVVDVVLAAGVAQLVIMKTVASVSATITGTPAWVWGVVWALVLALGLAGRGYRLLELVAKLLVAGVVLAFAASLLVVPVDPGAAAAGLVPTLPANSALVAAGILGGAVHVTLITMHSYTMRARDWTREDYGLATFDVGVSMLGAFGVYSVAIFLVAASVLTDPSLGTVGAAQALGPLVGANAQWLFLLGLGGAAVSTLGGNTIVPPFVLADKLGWETDVSDARYRGLLAAVALLSAPGAFVGGAVLGQLVLVLALGTVGTPFAIAVVLYLLNSDAVPESNSAAANLGGIALLVVTGALAANFVREQLSGGFAPLAGAVLVFAVLVALATLGLLVQYARDRPTSGDAA; from the coding sequence ATGAGTGAGCGCCACGACATCACCGCCGTCTCGGGCGGCCGCGTCCGCGAGTACCTCTCCGAGATGGGGCCGTCGTGGGTCGCGGGCGCCATCGCCGCCGGCCCCGCGTCGATGGCGAGTCTGCTGACGGCCGGCGCGAGCTACGACTACGCCCTCCTCTGGGTCGTCGTCCTCTCGGCCGTCGCCGGCGCGCTCTCCCAGTACCTCGCGATGCGCCTCGGCCTCCTCACCGAACGCGGCGTCGTCGGCGTCGTCGAAGACCACCTCGGCGAGTGGTGGGCGTGGCTCCTCGTCGTCGACGTCGTCCTCGCCGCCGGCGTCGCCCAACTCGTCATCATGAAGACCGTCGCCAGCGTCTCCGCCACCATCACCGGCACGCCCGCGTGGGTGTGGGGCGTCGTCTGGGCGCTCGTCCTCGCGCTCGGGCTCGCCGGCCGCGGCTACCGCCTCCTCGAACTCGTCGCGAAACTCCTCGTCGCCGGCGTCGTCCTCGCGTTCGCCGCGTCGCTCCTCGTCGTCCCCGTCGACCCCGGCGCGGCGGCCGCCGGCCTCGTCCCCACGCTCCCCGCGAACAGCGCGCTCGTCGCCGCCGGTATCCTCGGTGGGGCCGTCCACGTCACGCTCATCACGATGCACTCCTACACGATGCGTGCGCGCGACTGGACGCGTGAGGACTACGGCCTCGCGACCTTCGACGTCGGCGTCTCCATGCTCGGCGCGTTCGGCGTCTACAGCGTCGCCATCTTCCTCGTCGCCGCGAGCGTCCTCACCGACCCGAGCCTCGGCACCGTCGGCGCCGCTCAAGCCCTCGGCCCGCTCGTCGGCGCGAACGCCCAGTGGCTCTTCCTCCTCGGACTCGGCGGTGCGGCCGTCTCCACGCTCGGCGGGAACACCATCGTCCCGCCGTTCGTCCTCGCGGACAAACTCGGGTGGGAGACGGACGTCTCCGACGCCCGCTATCGCGGCCTGCTCGCCGCCGTCGCGCTGCTCTCCGCGCCCGGCGCGTTCGTCGGCGGGGCGGTGCTCGGCCAGCTCGTGCTCGTGCTCGCGCTCGGCACCGTCGGCACGCCGTTCGCCATCGCGGTCGTCCTCTACCTCCTCAACTCCGACGCCGTCCCCGAGTCGAACTCGGCGGCTGCGAACCTCGGCGGCATCGCGCTCCTCGTCGTCACGGGCGCGCTCGCCGCGAACTTCGTGCGCGAACAGCTCTCCGGTGGTTTCGCGCCGCTCGCGGGCGCCGTCCTCGTCTTCGCCGTCCTCGTCGCGCTCGCGACGCTCGGCCTCCTCGTGCAGTACGCACGCGACCGTCCGACGAGCGGCGACGCGGCGTAG